From Syntrophorhabdus sp.:
AAGAGGGCAAAGACAAAAAGGGCGAGGCCGAGAAGCCGCATGATCAAGCGGTAGATCTTTCCCGTGAGCACCTTCTTTGTCCTGCCCACGAGGACCGCCACGAGGACCTTGGCGCCGACGAGGCAGACGAAGAAGCACAGGACGAAGGCGGCCGCCGTCGCCAGGCTCTCCTCGCTGGCCCTGACCATCATGGGGGCGCCGACGGCGATCCAGAAGATGTACGGATGGGGATTCAAGGCATTGACGATTATCCCCCTGCCGAGAGACCGGGCCTGTCTTTGAGTGAGGTTAACCCGGGGTTCGGGTGCCCGGAACGTCTCCCAGGCGAGGTAGACCACGAATAGCCCCCCGAGAATGGATATCCATCCCAGCACGGTGTGGGCGCGGGCGAAGCGGGACAGGACGGAGACGGCAAGAGTGATGACAAGGACG
This genomic window contains:
- a CDS encoding LysE family translocator — protein: MTAFVTAAVILGLSSGFSPGPLLTLVIAQTVMHGVREGIKVALAPLVTDVLVITLAVSVLSRFARAHTVLGWISILGGLFVVYLAWETFRAPEPRVNLTQRQARSLGRGIIVNALNPHPYIFWIAVGAPMMVRASEESLATAAAFVLCFFVCLVGAKVLVAVLVGRTKKVLTGKIYRLIMRLLGLALFVFALFLVRDGLVLLRVIAKFP